From the Papaver somniferum cultivar HN1 chromosome 2, ASM357369v1, whole genome shotgun sequence genome, the window TCCAAACTGCAGCCTCTACCTGGACGTCCCACTGGCCTGGATGATTTTGAATTGTTAGCTGTTTCATTGCTCTCTGCAGCAGCTGATCTCTTCGTTAAAGGAAGAGACGCTGGTAACTGAAGAAAGATCAGGCTAGGGTACTCACCCTCCTTCTGCGaacaaccaaaaacaaaatatatataagTACTGCATCTTATGTCATTGATATTACTGATATGCTATTGCAGCCATTAAATTACCGCCAGTCCAAGATCTTCTGCTGGGTTTAGAgtatcttcgttataagtcatgTCTGAGGCAGCCTCCCCGAATTCCGCCTCATCAAGATGTACTGAAAGAAAATGTGAGAGTTATGAATTTTTATAGCAAGATCGACATCCCTTTAAATGCAATTAAGTGTGTGCCACCTCTTTTCTAATTGTCACTTCACGCTTCATTCTAGCATATAGCATGTATTGCTCATTGGGGCTGACATAGAGATGACCAGCGGGCAAATAGGTGAACATACTCACCAGTAAGCGAACCCTTAGATCATTTCCATGTGGACCCTAAGGAGTTGGTTAAGAAATGATGAAGGAGAACTTATCTAAAGTAAATCATTCCTCTAATGGCGCAACTCAGTGCATACCTGGATTTCCAGAATCTGGTGGCCTCAGGGGAACGGTGACGGGATAGTAACTGTAGTAATTCTGCAGAAGAATcagataataattaattaattatcaaTTCAGGAGAGAAAGAGAGGAGGGACAGAATTATTGGAGTTTCAATGTTGAGCGTACCCATGGCTCTTTGTATTCTTTCTCCATTTTTGGAGCTGATCCACCAATACCATCTACAAAGATACCGTTGACGGAGTTACTGACAGTTCAACGATCTATATGACCAGTCAAATTTAGAGAGAGTAAACAGTTTTTTTAGTAAAATATCTATACCTGATTCTCTCTTTGGTTTGGCATAATTCCTCATGGGATTCGATGTAGCTCCCTGACCAAAAGCAacttgaacctgtgattctgcagAACAAAACCAGAGATTAGTACCAACTCAACGAAATATTCCTATCAAGCTATACTGATTCCGAATAACATATGGAACATGACTTAGTGGCTGGTGTGACAAACAAAACATTGATATGTTGTACTATAATTTGTATTACGCTTAACTAACTCATTACTGGTATTGGCAGGATATTCTCCCTAATGATGCAGGATCATGTACCAGCAAATTACTCAGGTTTTATTAGACGGATAACCGGACGTTCATGGATGCTCTAACATCAAATTTCACAGGTTTTAGATGTGAATATCATAATCTATTcatgcaagaaaataaaatctgAGCGAAAAGTCGAAAGATCAGCAGATAATTAGAAAAACAAAACTTACCTTTCTTTTCAATTTTGGCTCTTCCCCTTCCCCGTCCAGTATTTTCCTATCaattcaaaaagcaaaaacaaaaaataaaaacaaatgggAAATATTAGCAATGTACACTACATCACATAATGCCTAATCTTTTCTAAACCAAAAAACAAAGCCGCATTCACAATTTATACCAATTGATCATGTAGGTCAGCCTAACGAGAACTGGCAGAGTTGAATCACATACATCTAACACTAACAATAAACGCCATTAACGGTAGTTCCCCCCATCTTAATTAAAAATACAATTACACCACAAAAATCAACCTACAAAATCGAAACAAATGTCAAGTAAATGTAACCCCACGTACATTGAGACGGAGAATCCTTTGAGTTTCCGCTAGTATTTCATCATCAATATCCTCTCTGCGAACAACACAATACGAAAAAAATTAAGGTTAAATAATCAAAAGGAAATTAAAACCAAATTCAATGTAAGAAACTAAATCAATAAAATTTACTCTTTGGGTTCAACTTTTACTACTGGTTTCCGAACTGGGACTTTTGGGGCAAATCTAACCTGTATAAAATTTTGAGATTACCATTAACATTGAGTTCATCAATAATcatactaaaaataaaaaattgaaaaaaataaaaataaaagatcccACCTTTCTAACAGGTCTAGTTGAATCTGGTTCCATTACGTTTACCCTAATCAAGGGTTTAAGCTCCTCTGGGTTTACTCACAGGAGGAGTCTACAAGAGGAGAAGATCCAAAAAAATAGCctaaaaaaattgtttatatttatTTCTGACAGAAGTCCCTTGAATAGTTACCTAATTGAGAA encodes:
- the LOC113353278 gene encoding uncharacterized protein LOC113353278 isoform X1; translated protein: MEPDSTRPVRKVRFAPKVPVRKPVVKVEPKEEDIDDEILAETQRILRLNENTGRGRGRAKIEKKESQVQVAFGQGATSNPMRNYAKPKRESDGIGGSAPKMEKEYKEPWNYYSYYPVTVPLRPPDSGNPVHLDEAEFGEAASDMTYNEDTLNPAEDLGLAKEGEYPSLIFLQLPASLPLTKRSAAAESNETANNSKSSRPVGRPGRGCSLEELPPGFVGKILVYKSGKVKLKIGDTLYDVSPGSHFSFVNEVVAVNTDKKQCWSVGELTARAIVTPDVDSLLSAIDNM
- the LOC113353278 gene encoding uncharacterized protein LOC113353278 isoform X2; amino-acid sequence: MEPDSTRPVRKVRFAPKVPVRKPVVKVEPKEEDIDDEILAETQRILRLNENTGRGRGRAKIEKKESQVQVAFGQGATSNPMRNYAKPKRESDGIGGSAPKMEKEYKEPWNYYSYYPVTVPLRPPDSGNPVHLDEAEFGEAASDMTYNEDTLNPAEDLGLAKEGQWDVQVEAAVWKNCLLDSWVKSWCTRVAKLN